A single region of the Lotus japonicus ecotype B-129 chromosome 4, LjGifu_v1.2 genome encodes:
- the LOC130711885 gene encoding cytochrome P450 78A5-like, protein MKMKPTATIFPSLLLLCLGLGITTFQSTLSWPLDTLLIISTTLLALSLNYWLVPGGFAWRNYHHQYNTKLNGPMGWPVLGTLPQMGSMLAHAKLANLATSLNTKRLMALSLGATPVVISSHPDTAREILLGSSFSDRPVKESARALMFERAIGFAPSGTYWRHLRRVASFHMFSPRTILGLESLRRRVADEMVAKTWKEMEVKGVVEVRGVLKEGSLCNILESVFGLVDDNNNNGCVSEELGKMIKEGYELISEFNLEDYFPLKFLDFHGVKRRCHKLAAKVTSVVGEIVEERKRAMEMFVGQNDFLGALLSLPKEERLDHSDMVAVLWEMIFRGTDTVAILLEWIMARMVLHQDIQMKVRQEIDTCIGQNKHVRDLDIANLPYLQAVVKEVLRLHPPGPLLSWARLAVHDVHVDKILVPAGTTAMVNMWAICHDSFVWEDPWAFKPERFLKKDVSIMGSDLRLAPFGAGRRVCPGRALGLATIHLWLAQLLHKFIWLPTQHVDLSECLRLSLEMKTPLRCRVVRR, encoded by the exons ATGAAGATGAAGCCCACGGCAACAATATTCCCCTCGCTCCTACTTCTTTGTCTTGGTCTTGGAATAACAACATTTCAAAGCACCCTCTCTTGGCCACTTGACACTCTCCTTATTATTTCCACCACCCTCCTTGCTCTTTCACTAAACTACTGGCTTGTCCCTGGAGGCTTTGCATGGAGGAACTATCACCACCAATACAACACAAAGCTCAATGGGCCCATGGGCTGGCCCGTGTTAGGGACTTTGCCTCAGATGGGCTCTATGCTGGCCCACGCAAAACTCGCCAACTTAGCCACTTCCCTGAACACAAAGAGGCTAATGGCTCTGAGTCTTGGTGCCACCCCGGTTGTGATAAGCAGTCATCCTGATACCGCCAGGGAAATCCTTCTGGGCTCCTCCTTCTCTGACCGTCCGGTGAAAGAATCAGCACGCGCACTCATGTTTGAGCGCGCCATTGGATTCGCTCCTTCCGGGACATACTGGCGCCACCTTCGCAGGGTGGCGTCTTTCCACATGTTCTCTCCGAGGACGATCCTCGGTTTGGAGAGTCTCCGGCGGCGTGTGGCGGATGAAATGGTGGCAAAGACATGGAAGGAGATGGAGGTGAAAGGGGTGGTAGAGGTTAGAGGGGTGTTGAAGGAAGGGTCTCTTTGCAATATTTTGGAGAGTGTCTTTGGTCTTGTCGACGATAATAATAACAATGGTTGTGTGAGTGAGGAGTTGGGGAAGATGATTAAGGAAGGTTATGAGTTGATTTCGGAATTTAACTTGGAAGATTATTTTCCTTTGAAGTTCCTGGACTTTCATGGGGTGAAGAGAAGGTGTCATAAATTGGCGGCTAAGGTTACTAGTGTGGTGGGTGAGATTGTGGAAGAGAGAAAAAGGGCCATGGAGATGTTCGTGGGGCAGAATGATTTTCTTGGCGCTTTGCTTTCTTTGCCCAAAGAGGAAAGGCTGGATCATTCAGATATGGTGGCTGTTCTGTGG GAAATGATATTTAGAGGAACAGACACAGTTGCTATACTCTTGGAATGGATCATGGCGAGGATGGTCTTACATCAAGATATACAAATGAAAGTCCGCCAAGAGATTGACACGTGCATCGGCCAAAACAAGCATGTGCGAGACTTGGACATTGCAAATCTCCCTTACTTGCAGGCTGTAGTTAAGGAGGTTCTTCGATTACACCCGCCGGGCCCATTGCTATCTTGGGCCCGCCTAGCTGTCCATGATGTCCATGTGGATAAGATCCTCGTGCCAGCTGGCACAACAGCAATGGTTAACATGTGGGCTATATGTCATGACTCGTTTGTCTGGGAGGACCCATGGGCTTTCAAGCCCGagcgttttctcaaaaaagATGTGTCTATCATGGGATCAGACTTGAGACTAGCACCGTTCGGCGCGGGTCGTAGGGTGTGCCCGGGGAGGGCCCTAGGCTTAGCCACGATCCATTTGTGGTTGGCACAACTTCTCCATAAGTTCATATGGCTTCCAACACAACATGTGGATCTTTCTGAATGCCTTCGGCTTTCTCTCGAAATGAAGACTCCTTTACGATGTCGTGTGGTTCGTAGATAA
- the LOC130714225 gene encoding REF/SRPP-like protein At1g67360, producing the protein MATTEGEVERKTHQELKHLGFVKIAAIQAFVCVTNLYEYAKQNSGPLRSAVGTVEGTVTTVLGPVYNKFKGVPNDLLVFADNKVEEGTHKFDEHAPPVVKQIVNQAKGLVHQVSHKAEKVVSEAHSGGAKAAAHYVAAESKQIVVTGSVKLWSGLNHYPPFHAVAEFAVPTAAHWSEKYNKVVKNMTGKGFAVFGYLPLIPIEDIAKAFKQGENNVNGDEARTESSSDSE; encoded by the exons ATGGCCACTACTGAG GGAGAGGTTGAGAGAAAGACTCATCAGGAACTGAAGCATCTTGGATTTGTGAAAATTGCTGCGATTCAAGCTTTCGTGTGCGTCACGAATCTCTACGAATACGCCAAGCAGAACAGTGGACCGTTGAGATCCGCTGTCGGAACCGTCGAAGGGACCGTAACCACCGTTCTCGGCCCTGTTTACAACAAATTTAAGGGCGTCCCCAATGATCTGCTTGTTTTTGCAGACAATAAG GTGGAGGAAGGTACCCACAAATTCGATGAGCATGCCCCTCCTGTTGTAAAGCAGATTGTGAACCAAGCTAAGGGTTTGGTTCATCAAGTGTCACACAAAGCGGAGAAAGTTGTGAGTGAGGCTCATTCTGGAGGGGCTAAAGCAGCAGCACACTATGTTGCTGCAGAGTCTAAGCAAATTGTGGTGACTGGATCAGTGAAACTGTGGTCTGGTCTGAACCACTACCCGCCCTTCCATGCAGTGGCAGAGTTTGCTGTTCCTACCGCCGCACACTGGTCAGAGAAGTACAACAAAGTGGTGAAGAACATGACTGGGAAGGGATTTGCTGTGTTTGGGTATTTGCCTTTGATTCCCATTGAGGACATAGCTAAGGCATTTAAACAAGGAGAAAACAATGTGAATGGAGATGAAGCGAGAACAGAATCCTCATCTGACTCGGAATGA
- the LOC130715793 gene encoding uncharacterized protein LOC130715793: protein MSFIMEFAENLILKLMEDPEDRDRRFREHVYKVKDRCAKTKEMWSYPMRPYGFWTFERHNSQLAWDAQISQVAGRRDPYDDMLRHYPPTPK, encoded by the coding sequence ATGAGTTTCATAATGGAATTcgcggagaatttgattttgaaGCTGATGGAAGATCCAGAGGACAGGGATCGCAGATTCAGGGAGCATGTTTACAAGGTGAAGGATCGATGTGCGAAGACGAAGGAGATGTGGAGCTACCCTATGAGACCCTATGGGTTCTGGACATTCGAACGCCACAATTCTCAGCTCGCGTGGGATGCTCAGATTAGCCAAGTTGCTGGCAGAAGGGACCCTTATGATGATATGCTCCGTCATTATCCTCCAACTCCTAAATGA